In the Pseudomonadota bacterium genome, TATATCTTATATAGTATATCTAATTTGCGCGCCCGGTGCAACTACTATTTTGAACCAGTGGGTGCGAGCATACAGAAAAAAGCGTTTTTGCCCCAGCCCCAACATTTGTGCCACCAAGTGCGAATGAGTCCTTTTTTACCACACCTCTCCGTTGAGCGCTCCTTCCTGAAATCCACACACACGGCCTTTTCAGTGTCATAGCGGCTTTCATGCGGTAATTAATGATCTGAAATGAACATTTCTTTAATTCACAAGGATATTATGCGATAATGATAATGAAGCACAACATGTGGTGCAAGATATGATCATGCTGGATTACAACAGAGGTGAGGTTTTTGTGTGGAGCAGGCGGAACATAAACCCAATCACAAACGAAAAGAAGGGTAGATGGAGAAGAAGTGTAAATAATGCGCTATGATGATGCCGAAAGAAAGAAAAGGAATAAAACAAACGAATATAGTAAGAATTAACCGCTATTTTAATGTGAAAAATCTGAGCTACGTCTTTTCCGGGAGACCATCATGAGCACCTCACCATCTGCCAACGCCGCCGGAACCAGCATTACATCCACTTTATTGCATACCATGCAATCCTCTCGATCGAACAGACGCATTGCTTGGATCGTGCTGCTGGTTGGTCTGATGATTACCGCCATTGCAGCCTTGTACATGAAATCGAGCGTGGAAAGGATTGCGGAGCGTGATTTCACCTTTCAGTGCAACGAGATTCAAAATAAAATTACAGAAAGACTTGATGACCATGCTCGTATCCTGCAGAGCGGTGCGGCGTTATTTAAGGTATCAGAAATGGTCACGCGCGAAAAATGGCATATTTTTACCCAACACCAGAAGTTTGAGAAACAACTTCCCGGTATTCAGGGCATTGGTTTCTCGCTTCTGGTTCCGCGTGAAGATCTCACCCGACACGTTCAGGAAATACGCCGTGAAGGTTTCCCGGAGTACAAGCTGAAGCCGGATGGTAATCGTGAAGTTTATTCCTCCATCATCTATCTGGAGCCATTTTCCGGTCGCAACCTGCGGGCCTTTGGCTATGACATGTTCTCGGAACCGGTGCGCCGGTCAGCAATGGAACGGGCGCGGGATACGGATATGGCTGCGCTCTCCGGCAAAGTTACTTTGGTTCAGGAAGCCGGCGCCGAAGTTCAGGCAGGCACCCTGATGTATTTTCCGGTCTACCGCAAAGGCATGCCCATCGAAACGGTAGAACAGCGGCGTGCGGCAATCTATGGATGGATCTACAGTCCCTACCGGATGAATGACCTGATGCAGGGAATACTTGGTGCCCGCAATCCGGAGAAAGAAAAACAGCTTTATCTTCAGGTCTTCGATGGTGCGCAGCCTTCTCCTCAAAGTCTGCTCTATGAAAGTCATCCTGCGGGGGCCAAGAAGCTCCGGCCCGAAGAGCGCTTTACCCGACAGATTCCAGTTGATTTCAATGGTCAACACTGGACACTGCGCTTTACACAAACCGGCGGCGGACTCTTCGCGGCAGCTTACATAAGCGTATGGCTCACCATTCTCGGCGGTATGCTCATCACGTTGCTGCTGTCCGCCCTGATCCGTACTCTGCTGAACACCCGTGCCGAAGCGCAGCGTATAGCGGAGAACTTGACTGAGGAGTTGAGGGAGAGTGAGGAAAAATACCGCGTCATTTTCAACAACGAGATATACGCAATCTGTATCTTTGATCTTGAAACGCTCGCACTGCTCGACGTAAATGATGCCTTCTCTCGTTTATACGGTTATGGCCGGGAAGAACTCATTTCCGGGATGACAATCCACGATATTACGGCGGAGCATAAAGTATCCGATGCAGCGACCAGACAGGCCGTCCGTGAGGGTACAATCTTTATTCCTCTGAGGTATCATCGGAAGAAAGATGGCACAGTATTCCCGGTCGAAATTGTTGGCGGCCCTTATTCGTGGATGGGGCGCAAGGTAATGTTTGCCCTTGCACATGATATTACCGAGCGCAAACGAATGGAAGATGCGCTGCTGAATAGCAAACAGCAATACGACAACTTGGTCTCCAACGTCCCTGTGGGTGTTTACATTATGCGCAGTACACCGATTGGGGCCTTCGCATTCGAATACGTTAGCCCTCGGGTGGCGGAAATATTTAATGTGAGCGCTGAAAACTTTCTGGCAGACCCACAAGCCGGATTCCAACCGATACATCCGGATGATCTGGACGCTCTTGTGAAATTAAATCAGGAGCGATTTCGACAACCGCAGCCATTCAATTGGGAAGGACGGGCTATAGTCAATGGAGCGGTTAAGTGGCTCAGCATCGCATCTTCTCCCGAACTGCTGGAAAATGGAGACGTATTGTGGCATGGGGTCATCGCTGACATCACCGAGGACAAGCGGACGGAAGAGGCTTTGCGGGAGAACGAAGCCCGGGCTAAGGCGATGTTTCAGGCCATTCCCGATTTGATGTTCCGTATGGATAGTCAGGGCGTTTTTCTGGACTACAAGGCAGACATCAGCGATCTTTATGCCCAATCCGAGCCAACCCTTGTCGGCAAACGCAACCGAGATATTACCCCGCCCGAATTTGCCGATTTAATTGACCGGAAAATCCGCGCTACATTAGAGACCGGTAGACTGCAAAGCTTTGAATATCAGCTGCCCATTCTGGACCGGGGCATGCGGTACTATGAGGCACGCATGGTTGCCAGTGGTGCAGCCGAAGTGACTGCAATCGTGCGCGACATTACTGAGCACAAACGGACCGAAGAAGAGCTGCTCCGTACTCAAAAGCTGGAATCACTCGGCATCCTCGCTGGCGGCATTGCCCATGACTTCAACAATCTTATGACGGTTGTCCTGGGGAATGTTCAACTGGCGATGATGGGACTACCGTCGAATCATACATCATACCCTCTCCTTCAGGCTGTTTTGCAATCTGCCGAACAGACCAGGGATCTTACCAGCCGTCTCATCACCTTCTCAAAAGGAGGCTTTCCCATTAAGCAGATAAGTGATGTTTCGGGAGTCCTTCAGGAAGTAGTACGGAAGATGGTCAGAAAAACTGGTGTCCGAGCCGCCTTCGACATTGAAAAAGACCTCTGGTCTGCTAAAGTGGATGAAAACCAGATAAGGCAGGTCTTTTATAACCTTACCATGAATGCCGTTGAAGCCATGCCCGAAGGAGGAACCCTCACGATACAGGCACAAAATACAAAAGTACACTCTTCAGACGGTCTCCCGTTAAAGGAAGGATCCCACCTCAGAATAACCTTTGCCGATAACGGTACGGGGATTGCCGAAGAAAACCTTGTCCTTATCTTTGATCCCTATTTTACAACAAAAGGTATGGGTAATCAGAAGGGGATGGGATTGGGCCTGTCAGTCTGTTATTCAGTGCTCAAGAAACACGATGGTCATATTGCTGTCACGTCTCGGCCGGGGGAAGGAACCGCGTTCACCCTCTACCTCCCTGCACTGGCTGAAAAGGCTCATGCGGCGAAGATAGAACGAGTGGCACCACCTTCTTCTTCCCCGAACCGGGTGCTTCTCATGGAAGATGAGATACATGTCCGTGCATTGGAACGGGCCTTCCTGGAACGGCTGGGATATGAGGTGACGGAAACCGGAGATGGCCGGGAAGCCATTGACTGTTACAAAGAGGCCCTTCTCTTGAACAATCCTTTTGACCTGGTGATTCTGGACCTTACGGTTCGTCAGGGTCTGGGCGGGCAGCTGACCATGGAGAGGCTGCTTAAGGAAGATCCATCCGTCAAGGCCATCATTGCCTCGGGCTACGTGGATGAACCGGTGATAGAACACTACAAAGACTACGGCTTCCGGGGGGCTCTGAAGAAACCTTTTAGTTTTGAAGAATTTGGTGAAATGGTAAAGAAGGTTATAGGTACAGAGCCATAGAATATTCCCATTACAGGGGAGACTATTTCAAGTGGTAATGGTTGTTCTCCAACATTTATGAAACTATATTAGTTGTAGGTGTTCTAAATAACAGGTAAATTCCATTTTACCGTTCATAAATACTGCACATTGCGGGTAGAAGTATAGCACTTGTTGCCAGCCAATTTTCAGTGCACGTGGACTCCGGCTGTCTTCCCGAAAGCAGTAAAACGTCAACCTTGAAGAAATTGCTTGATTGCAAACCGTAATAAGCATGATTTACATATAACAAACATTGACGCCACGCCTCATCTTCTGCGGTCTTTATTAACTTGACATATAAACCGACGTTTCCTATAGTTTGCATATGCAGAAACAATGAATATTTCAAATAAAATTGTGGACTAAATTGATGAGAGAATAATTGATGACAAAAAAGGAACTTGAAACCTACCTGTGGGATGCAGCCAATATTCTTCGTGGAATGATTGATGCTGCTGACTTTAAACAATATATTTTCCCTCTGCTGTTTTTTAAGCGTATTAGCGATGTATGGGATGAGGAATATCAAATAGCTCTGAAAGAAAGCGAAAATGACCTCGACTATGCCGAGTTCCGTGAAAACCACCGGTTTCAGATACCAAAGGGTTGCCGTTGGGAAGATGTACGCAAGAAAACCGTTGATGTTGGCGCTGCTTTACAAAACGCATTGAACGGAATTGAAAAAGCCAATTTTGAAATGCTCCATGATGTTTTCGGTGATGCACAGTGGACGAATAAGCGCCGGATGAGCGATGAAAAGATGCTCGACCTTATTGAACATTTCAGCCGGATGGATTTAACTGTCAGCAATGTCCCTCACGACATCATGGGCGAAGGCTACGAATATCTTATAAAGAAATTTGCAGATGACAGCGGCCACACCGCAGCCGAGTTTTACACGAATCGTACCGTTGTAAAACTCATGACAGAGATTACCGACCCACAGCCTGGTGAGAGCATTGATGACCCTACGTGCGGAAGCGGGGGTATTTTGCTCTCAAGTGTTCTGCATGTAAAAGAACAGGGAAAAGAATACCGGACATTAAAACTGTACGGACAGGAACTGAACCTGATGACCTCTGCAATTGCTCGTATCAATATGTTTATGCACAATGTTGATGAATTTTTAATTGTGCAGGGTGATACCCTTGATAACCCGCAGATACTTGAAAATGATGAGCTGAAGCAGTTTGACGTAATCATGGCAAATCCGCCATACAGTGTTAAACGCTGGAATCAGCAAAAGTGGATGAACGACCCTTTTGGCCGCAATATCTGGGGAACACCACCGCAAGGCTGTGCTGATTATGCTTTTCAGCAGCATATAATGAAAAGCCTTAATCCCGTTACCGGCAGAAGCGTGGTTCTCTGGCCGCATGGCGTTTTGTTTAGAGATGCCGAAAGTGGTATACGCAAGAAAATGATTGAGGAAGATTATGTTGATGCGGTGATTGGCTTGGGGAAAAACCTGTTTTACAACAGCAGTATGGAAAGTTGCTTGCTGGTATGCAGAATGAAAAAGCCTCCCGAGAGAAGAGGTAAAATAATTTTCATTGATGCCAAAGAGGAATTGCGGATTGAAAGAACCAATGCCTGGCTGGAACCTCAACACATTAAAAAGATTGCCGGTGCCTACTGGAAATTTGAAGATGCCGAAGGCTTTGCAAAAGTGGTGAGCAATAAGGACGTGCTGGAAAACAACGGCAATTTAAGCGTTCAATTGTATGTGAAGAAGGCGGAAATTGCGAACGAGCACGATACCAAAGATTTGATTGCGAAAGTCAAGAAAGGGCAAATGCAAATCAATGCTTCACTGGATGAGCTTTTCCTGAAACTGAAAGATATCGGGATAGAAGTATGAATGAAAAGTTGACGACCAACAACCTCTATTCAAAAATTGCCGAACTCTTAAAGGCTGCAAAGCAGACGGTTGCGCGTGCTGTAAATCAAACCATGGTCTACACTTATTTTGAAATTGGCAGGATGATTGTTGAAGACGAACAACAAGGAAAACAACGGGCTGCATATGGCAAGCAGGTATTGAAAGAGCTTTCAATGCGGCTTACAATAGATTTTGGCAAGGGATTTTCAGTTGAAAACCTTGATAGGATGCGTTTTTTCTATCAAGTATACTCTAAATCAATTTCGTCAACAGCGTTGACGAAATTTGGTGAAGGCGATATGCCCTCAGCATCTTTGCAGAAATCAGAGGGGTCAGCCGAACCGCAAACACCCCATTTTCGATTATCATGGTCGCACTACCTCAAACTTATGCGGATTGAGAACCCTGATGAACGTAACTTCTACGAAATAGAATGTACTGCTAATAACTGGAGCTTGAAAGAACTGCAACGGCAATTTGACAGCGCATTGTATGAACGCCTGGCCTTGAGCAGGGACAAAGAAGGCATTAAGCAATTGGCGCAAAAGGGACATCTTATTGAAAACCCTTCTGATGCAATAAAAGATCCTTATATTTTAGAATTTCTTGGATTGCCCGAACATCACCATTATTCCGAAACTGTTTTAGAACAGGAAATATTCAATAAGTTAGAGCATTTTCTGCTTGAACTCGGTAAGGGCTTTACTTTTGTCGGCAGGCAGGTTCGTTTTACTTTTGATGAAAAACATTTTCGTGTTGATCTTGTGTTTTATAACAGACTTTTAA is a window encoding:
- a CDS encoding class I SAM-dependent DNA methyltransferase, coding for MTKKELETYLWDAANILRGMIDAADFKQYIFPLLFFKRISDVWDEEYQIALKESENDLDYAEFRENHRFQIPKGCRWEDVRKKTVDVGAALQNALNGIEKANFEMLHDVFGDAQWTNKRRMSDEKMLDLIEHFSRMDLTVSNVPHDIMGEGYEYLIKKFADDSGHTAAEFYTNRTVVKLMTEITDPQPGESIDDPTCGSGGILLSSVLHVKEQGKEYRTLKLYGQELNLMTSAIARINMFMHNVDEFLIVQGDTLDNPQILENDELKQFDVIMANPPYSVKRWNQQKWMNDPFGRNIWGTPPQGCADYAFQQHIMKSLNPVTGRSVVLWPHGVLFRDAESGIRKKMIEEDYVDAVIGLGKNLFYNSSMESCLLVCRMKKPPERRGKIIFIDAKEELRIERTNAWLEPQHIKKIAGAYWKFEDAEGFAKVVSNKDVLENNGNLSVQLYVKKAEIANEHDTKDLIAKVKKGQMQINASLDELFLKLKDIGIEV
- a CDS encoding PDDEXK nuclease domain-containing protein; this translates as MNEKLTTNNLYSKIAELLKAAKQTVARAVNQTMVYTYFEIGRMIVEDEQQGKQRAAYGKQVLKELSMRLTIDFGKGFSVENLDRMRFFYQVYSKSISSTALTKFGEGDMPSASLQKSEGSAEPQTPHFRLSWSHYLKLMRIENPDERNFYEIECTANNWSLKELQRQFDSALYERLALSRDKEGIKQLAQKGHLIENPSDAIKDPYILEFLGLPEHHHYSETVLEQEIFNKLEHFLLELGKGFTFVGRQVRFTFDEKHFRVDLVFYNRLLKCFVLIDLKIGEITHQDLGQMQMYVNYYDRFVRLPDENKTIGIILCKDKSQTLVEITLPEDNDQIFASRYQTILPDKQAFIELLNEGEA
- a CDS encoding CHASE domain-containing protein; protein product: MITAIAALYMKSSVERIAERDFTFQCNEIQNKITERLDDHARILQSGAALFKVSEMVTREKWHIFTQHQKFEKQLPGIQGIGFSLLVPREDLTRHVQEIRREGFPEYKLKPDGNREVYSSIIYLEPFSGRNLRAFGYDMFSEPVRRSAMERARDTDMAALSGKVTLVQEAGAEVQAGTLMYFPVYRKGMPIETVEQRRAAIYGWIYSPYRMNDLMQGILGARNPEKEKQLYLQVFDGAQPSPQSLLYESHPAGAKKLRPEERFTRQIPVDFNGQHWTLRFTQTGGGLFAAAYISVWLTILGGMLITLLLSALIRTLLNTRAEAQRIAENLTEELRESEEKYRVIFNNEIYAICIFDLETLALLDVNDAFSRLYGYGREELISGMTIHDITAEHKVSDAATRQAVREGTIFIPLRYHRKKDGTVFPVEIVGGPYSWMGRKVMFALAHDITERKRMEDALLNSKQQYDNLVSNVPVGVYIMRSTPIGAFAFEYVSPRVAEIFNVSAENFLADPQAGFQPIHPDDLDALVKLNQERFRQPQPFNWEGRAIVNGAVKWLSIASSPELLENGDVLWHGVIADITEDKRTEEALRENEARAKAMFQAIPDLMFRMDSQGVFLDYKADISDLYAQSEPTLVGKRNRDITPPEFADLIDRKIRATLETGRLQSFEYQLPILDRGMRYYEARMVASGAAEVTAIVRDITEHKRTEEELLRTQKLESLGILAGGIAHDFNNLMTVVLGNVQLAMMGLPSNHTSYPLLQAVLQSAEQTRDLTSRLITFSKGGFPIKQISDVSGVLQEVVRKMVRKTGVRAAFDIEKDLWSAKVDENQIRQVFYNLTMNAVEAMPEGGTLTIQAQNTKVHSSDGLPLKEGSHLRITFADNGTGIAEENLVLIFDPYFTTKGMGNQKGMGLGLSVCYSVLKKHDGHIAVTSRPGEGTAFTLYLPALAEKAHAAKIERVAPPSSSPNRVLLMEDEIHVRALERAFLERLGYEVTETGDGREAIDCYKEALLLNNPFDLVILDLTVRQGLGGQLTMERLLKEDPSVKAIIASGYVDEPVIEHYKDYGFRGALKKPFSFEEFGEMVKKVIGTEP